In Methanolobus chelungpuianus, a genomic segment contains:
- a CDS encoding GTP-binding protein, giving the protein MKVIIIGGFLGSGKTTALRNLGKHLVEKGHKIAIIVNEIGEVGVDGETISGGGLVTKELTSGCICCSLRISMEYTLQTLVEEYNPDTVIIEPTGIAFPMQIKEHIELMDVGDVSFAPVVSLVDASRINMEISQVPTFIANQIKESEIVCINKIDLVDMETVASVTRTVMQLNPDALVIEMSARRMDDKFHMFMDLLTGESQAEHMGADLNSIELSGVGSYSGEYILHADNLHADRVTTMLVHLLSSIKSELQKINPEFIGHVKMTLKFREGLIKANLTSSHGEPFVEILDEAGDGEQHLRFLSAVTLVPKDKLIVIVENSIRAVLEKEGIGFEKRMQQGQTPISL; this is encoded by the coding sequence ATGAAAGTGATAATCATCGGTGGCTTCCTAGGAAGCGGGAAGACAACAGCCCTGCGGAATCTTGGTAAGCATCTCGTGGAGAAAGGTCACAAGATAGCGATAATCGTCAACGAGATAGGTGAAGTGGGTGTTGACGGCGAGACAATATCAGGTGGCGGGCTGGTGACAAAGGAACTCACCAGCGGCTGTATCTGCTGCTCCCTGCGCATCAGCATGGAATATACCCTGCAGACCCTTGTAGAAGAGTACAATCCTGATACCGTTATAATAGAGCCCACGGGCATAGCCTTCCCCATGCAGATAAAGGAGCACATAGAGCTGATGGATGTTGGGGATGTTTCCTTTGCTCCCGTAGTATCCCTGGTGGATGCCAGCAGGATCAACATGGAGATAAGCCAGGTCCCGACCTTCATAGCCAACCAGATCAAGGAGTCAGAGATTGTCTGCATCAACAAGATCGATCTGGTGGATATGGAGACCGTGGCCTCGGTCACCAGGACCGTAATGCAGCTTAACCCGGATGCTCTGGTCATAGAGATGTCCGCTAGGAGAATGGACGATAAGTTCCACATGTTCATGGACCTGCTTACGGGTGAGAGCCAGGCTGAACATATGGGTGCCGACCTGAATTCCATAGAGCTGTCAGGTGTCGGGAGCTATTCGGGAGAATATATCCTGCATGCTGATAACCTGCATGCAGACAGGGTCACTACCATGCTGGTACATCTGCTGTCCTCGATAAAGTCCGAGCTTCAGAAGATCAACCCGGAGTTCATCGGCCATGTGAAGATGACCCTGAAGTTCAGGGAGGGTCTCATCAAGGCAAACCTCACATCGTCACATGGTGAGCCCTTCGTGGAAATACTGGATGAGGCAGGGGATGGCGAGCAGCATCTCAGGTTCCTCTCAGCGGTGACACTTGTGCCCAAGGACAAGCTCATCGTGATAGTCGAGAACTCTATACGTGCTGTCCTTGAGAAGGAGGGCATCGGCTTTGAGAAGAGAATGCAGCAGGGCCAAACACCCATAAGCCTGTAA
- a CDS encoding sugar O-acetyltransferase codes for MRSEKEKMLAGELYCPEDEELVKERNSVRNLIFELNHTRPAEKELREEILKQLIVAKGSFHIEVPFNCDYGYNIEVGENFYANYGCIILDVNKVSIGKNVLLAPNVQIYTASHPVDPEERLTGKEFAKPISIGDNTWIGGGTIICPGVRIGNNVTIGAGSVVTKDIPDNSVAVGNPCRVKRMI; via the coding sequence ATGAGGAGCGAAAAGGAGAAAATGTTAGCAGGCGAATTATACTGTCCTGAAGATGAAGAATTGGTAAAGGAAAGAAATTCTGTAAGAAACCTGATCTTTGAGCTCAATCACACAAGACCAGCTGAGAAAGAGCTGAGAGAAGAAATATTAAAACAATTGATTGTTGCGAAAGGTTCTTTTCACATCGAAGTGCCCTTTAATTGTGATTATGGGTACAATATCGAAGTTGGTGAGAACTTCTATGCAAACTATGGCTGCATAATCCTTGATGTAAATAAAGTTAGCATTGGAAAGAACGTACTTTTAGCTCCGAATGTACAGATATATACTGCCAGTCACCCTGTCGACCCAGAAGAAAGGCTTACTGGTAAAGAATTTGCTAAACCAATTAGTATTGGGGATAACACCTGGATCGGTGGAGGAACAATAATATGCCCGGGTGTAAGGATTGGCAATAATGTGACTATCGGTGCAGGAAGCGTAGTTACTAAGGATATACCTGATAATTCAGTTGCAGTTGGAAATCCGTGCAGAGTAAAAAGAATGATCTAA
- a CDS encoding ferredoxin domain-containing protein produces the protein MKVNAEIEILDSLAKAILVAARTAPKGKGIDDIVTCLLDHDDQEELANRMEELSDIKGLKFLLRDAKNIRDSDAVVLIGLKSSGAAGLDCGACGFETCKGMLEAKKVKKEFTGPHCMIKYLDLGIAVGCAASKAKDLCIDNRIMYSAGAAACYFEMMDADVAMALPLSVKGKNVFFDRTSMK, from the coding sequence ATGAAAGTCAACGCCGAGATCGAAATCCTGGATTCGCTTGCAAAGGCCATCCTTGTAGCTGCAAGGACCGCACCAAAGGGCAAAGGTATCGATGATATTGTGACCTGCCTCCTAGACCATGATGACCAGGAAGAGCTTGCAAACAGGATGGAAGAGCTGAGCGACATCAAGGGCCTGAAGTTCCTGCTGCGTGATGCCAAGAACATCAGGGATTCCGATGCCGTTGTTCTCATCGGGCTAAAATCTTCAGGTGCAGCAGGTCTTGATTGCGGAGCATGCGGCTTCGAGACATGTAAAGGCATGCTTGAGGCCAAAAAGGTCAAAAAGGAATTTACCGGCCCTCACTGCATGATCAAGTACCTGGACCTTGGGATCGCAGTGGGCTGCGCGGCATCTAAGGCAAAGGACCTTTGCATTGATAACAGGATCATGTACAGTGCAGGTGCAGCGGCATGTTATTTTGAGATGATGGATGCGGATGTGGCTATGGCGCTGCCGCTGAGCGTGAAGGGGAAGAACGTTTTCTTTGATAGGACGTCTATGAAGTAG
- a CDS encoding S8 family peptidase translates to MTIKTILLAVMIVVSFSLAVDAKPVIVGYNGNFDSAILEKHNISNYTLHKEINVFSADISESTIDELACEKKIRYIEDDVLVSVEKNNVQSSQVIDWGVSVVNAPSAWTNSTGYGIRVAVLDTGISKKHPDLRVAGGVNLVGDTYNNKWDDDNGHGTHVAGIIGACNNSVGVVGVAYDSELYAVKVLGSNGNGRISDVIEGIEWAVANDMDIISMSIGTTSYSQALEEACDYAYSSDALLVSAAGNSGDGDLASDNVEYPAKFDSAIAVSAIDHTGVAPLWSSEGNEVELAAPGVDIYSTYLSGGYATESGTSMATPFVSGIAALVKSENPSLSSQELRNLLCSSAVDLGNSGKDSVYGYGLATV, encoded by the coding sequence ATGACTATTAAAACAATACTTCTCGCAGTAATGATAGTAGTATCATTTTCATTAGCTGTGGATGCAAAACCAGTTATCGTAGGATACAATGGAAACTTTGACTCTGCGATTCTCGAAAAACATAACATTTCGAATTATACTCTTCACAAAGAAATCAATGTTTTTTCCGCAGATATATCGGAGTCGACTATAGATGAATTGGCTTGTGAAAAGAAAATTCGCTATATTGAGGATGATGTCCTTGTCAGCGTTGAAAAGAATAATGTTCAATCTTCCCAAGTTATTGACTGGGGCGTTTCTGTAGTAAATGCACCAAGTGCCTGGACCAATTCCACAGGGTATGGGATCAGGGTTGCAGTATTGGATACCGGGATCAGTAAGAAGCACCCCGACCTGAGAGTTGCTGGAGGTGTCAATTTAGTAGGCGATACCTACAACAACAAATGGGATGATGATAATGGCCATGGTACACATGTTGCCGGCATAATCGGTGCCTGTAATAATTCAGTAGGGGTTGTTGGTGTGGCATATGATTCTGAATTGTATGCTGTCAAGGTCCTGGGCAGCAATGGCAATGGACGGATATCCGACGTGATAGAAGGCATTGAGTGGGCCGTTGCTAATGATATGGACATCATATCCATGAGTATTGGTACGACTTCCTATTCACAGGCACTTGAAGAGGCTTGTGACTATGCATACAGTTCTGATGCTCTTTTAGTCTCTGCGGCTGGCAATAGCGGAGATGGTGATCTGGCCTCGGATAATGTTGAATATCCTGCAAAATTTGATTCCGCCATTGCAGTTTCCGCTATAGATCACACTGGCGTTGCGCCGTTGTGGAGCTCTGAAGGGAATGAAGTGGAACTGGCTGCTCCAGGGGTTGATATCTATTCTACGTACCTTAGTGGAGGCTATGCTACCGAATCCGGGACTTCGATGGCAACACCTTTTGTAAGCGGAATTGCTGCCCTGGTCAAAAGTGAGAACCCCTCTTTGAGTTCACAGGAATTAAGAAATCTGCTTTGTTCGAGTGCAGTTGATCTGGGAAATTCGGGAAAGGATTCAGTGTACGGGTATGGATTGGCAACAGTTTAG
- a CDS encoding CBS domain-containing protein: MKVRDVMNPDVVVCSPEDTIGDVARLLKQNNISGLPVVDDGKVVGIVSEGDLLRLLEIPDRSGLWLPSPFEVFEVPIRELINWEETKRMLDDVGSKPVEEIMNKKVYTVSPEDSIEKASTIITKHKINRLPVVEGGLLVGIVTRGDIIRGLGKL; this comes from the coding sequence ATGAAAGTTAGAGATGTGATGAATCCGGATGTCGTAGTATGCAGCCCTGAGGATACCATTGGGGATGTTGCACGCCTGCTCAAGCAGAACAACATAAGCGGGCTTCCTGTCGTGGATGATGGCAAGGTCGTTGGCATTGTGTCTGAGGGTGACCTGCTCAGGCTGCTCGAGATCCCGGACCGCAGCGGACTCTGGCTTCCCAGCCCCTTCGAGGTGTTTGAGGTTCCTATCCGGGAGCTGATCAACTGGGAGGAGACAAAGCGCATGCTCGACGACGTGGGTTCAAAACCCGTGGAGGAAATAATGAACAAGAAAGTGTACACTGTCTCCCCGGAAGATTCCATAGAGAAGGCATCCACTATCATCACAAAGCACAAGATAAACAGGCTTCCTGTCGTCGAAGGCGGCCTGCTGGTAGGTATTGTTACCCGCGGTGACATTATCCGCGGACTTGGCAAGTTATAA
- the argJ gene encoding bifunctional ornithine acetyltransferase/N-acetylglutamate synthase, whose protein sequence is MKFIEGGICAVKGVRAGGIKPGKMGIAVIQAEGSAAGVFTRNKVIAAPLMLTRERLAKTGRLSGVIVNSGNANAFTGEQGMADARTMASLLARKLGVDEELIGVSSTGVVGRKLDTDWISSHLQEAMDSMGKDAAASMRAARAIMTTDTIPKEIAIEMESGIRIGGIAKGSGMIEPNMGTMLAFIYTDAQIPSKELQSCLTTAVDKSFNMVVVDGDTSCNDMALLTATGSSGISPGIADFQSGLDLVLTELAKMIAVDGEGATKLIESKVTGAATIEDARLVAKSIVRSPLVKSAIFGKDPNWGRIVVAAGYSGANMDQTKISLSFSAGSEVVELVRSGKVLRNDEETLSRLKSIMGNDEVCIITDLGMGHESATAWGCDLTYDYVRINADYTT, encoded by the coding sequence ATGAAATTCATTGAGGGCGGTATTTGTGCGGTAAAGGGCGTGCGTGCCGGCGGCATCAAACCCGGAAAGATGGGAATTGCGGTCATACAGGCAGAAGGAAGTGCTGCAGGAGTATTTACAAGGAATAAGGTCATTGCAGCTCCTCTCATGCTCACAAGGGAGCGCCTGGCAAAGACCGGCAGGCTTTCAGGCGTTATCGTGAATAGTGGCAATGCCAATGCTTTTACTGGCGAGCAGGGAATGGCCGATGCAAGGACCATGGCTTCTCTGCTGGCAAGGAAGCTGGGAGTTGACGAGGAGCTTATAGGCGTATCATCAACCGGTGTTGTGGGACGCAAGCTCGATACCGACTGGATCAGCTCCCATCTCCAGGAGGCAATGGACTCCATGGGCAAGGATGCGGCAGCCAGCATGAGGGCGGCTCGTGCTATCATGACCACCGACACAATCCCTAAGGAGATTGCCATTGAGATGGAATCCGGTATACGTATAGGAGGCATTGCCAAGGGTTCGGGAATGATCGAACCCAACATGGGTACAATGCTTGCCTTCATCTACACCGATGCACAGATCCCGTCAAAGGAGCTGCAGTCATGCCTCACTACTGCTGTGGACAAGAGCTTCAACATGGTTGTTGTGGATGGAGACACCAGCTGCAACGATATGGCGCTGCTGACAGCTACCGGAAGCTCTGGCATCAGTCCCGGGATCGCGGACTTCCAGTCAGGCCTTGATCTTGTGCTGACCGAGCTTGCCAAGATGATAGCCGTCGATGGCGAAGGCGCCACCAAGCTGATCGAATCAAAGGTCACAGGCGCCGCCACGATAGAGGATGCCCGCCTGGTTGCCAAATCCATAGTCCGCTCCCCTCTGGTGAAGTCCGCCATCTTCGGCAAGGACCCCAACTGGGGCCGTATTGTAGTTGCAGCCGGCTATTCCGGTGCCAACATGGACCAGACGAAGATCTCCCTGTCGTTCTCAGCCGGCAGCGAGGTCGTCGAGCTTGTAAGGAGCGGCAAGGTCCTCCGCAACGACGAGGAGACCCTGTCCAGGCTCAAGTCCATCATGGGCAACGACGAAGTCTGCATTATTACCGACCTTGGCATGGGGCACGAGAGCGCAACGGCCTGGGGCTGCGACCTGACCTACGATTACGTAAGGATCAACGCGGATTATACGA